The genomic segment ttCACTCATAATGCAAAACAGGGGCAGCAAgtggaaaaagagaagaaacttGCAAATAGCATCATCTTAGGGACATGGACTCGATAGATTAGTGCACTTTTCAAACAGCTACAATGACTATTTGAACACAGTGTTCATTTTCATCAAAAAGAACATTCTAGGTTCCAATTCCTTCAAAACCCAAGTATATGATTTCATGTTCTTTCAAATATCAAGAATTCCATATTACAATTATTATAGATATAAACTCTATGAAAATAAGTAAAATTTGTTTTGATAATTCAAACTACCACAAAGCCCTCAACAATTTTAAGAATATCAATAATAAGAAATATGTGTTCATGTATATATGTGTGAGGGGAAAGGATAGAGAAGTTAAACAAAATTTACTTTCAATACTAATCCAACCACAACAGTAATAAAATTATTGAGATTAGCTTATGGGACATAGTAACAATAAAAATGAGATAGTAATTATCATAATATTGTACAAATTAAAGGCGCTCCATACCGTTTTCTTCAAGGTTGCTAGGCGCTCCTTATGTGTTGCAAGAAGGGATTTTTTGTGTAGTAAACTGCATGATTGAGATTCTAAAAGCAGCCTATACCAAAAAAGAAATTATTATAGTAAATAAATTCAACATaaagaacttaaaaacaaaaatagaggTGACCAAGcccagaaataaataaataaaaccccaatctaatcaaagaaaatacaagatttttttttaataaacacaTCTTCTCACCAATTTCATAAAATAAACTACCACTAActattattattttacttatgCCAAATACATAAACCATCAAAAGGAGCATGTGCACAAACCAAAAGTAATTCATACCATATGTTATATAACAACTGTAAGGAAAACAAGTGGTTGCATACTTGTTTGTTTTCTCAATCATCAATGCTCTAGTAAAATCTGTCACAATTTTGGCTGTGTTCACACTCCTAGCCAACTAGTAAGGACTGTCTACTCAAAACaggtttaattaattagatttGTAAAAGTAACGTCCCCACAAAATTGAGCTTCAATCAAAACATTTAAAATTATGATTACTTTAGCACTAGACATATATATCCTTGAAGTCATAATGCAAttaagaaaaatacaaattttgaaataaaaaaagtaataagaacacttacaaaaaaaaaaattgcaacatGAACAACTAACACAGAAACAAAATCAAAACATAGTAGTCATTTGAGATAAAGCCCTCAGTTCTTTTAGACATACacattttaaaaacatattaaaatGGAGCCTTTTTTATACTCAAGCACATAACCATGATTTTCATTAAAACCAGTTTGCATCTTCACCAATCTAGAGAGAgaatgcaaagaaaaaaaaaagatcatcTTGTTACCATCTAAAAGATGGAAACGGTTATGATGAAAAATCATGGACCTATTTGAAACTACTACTATTTTCATTATTGGGCTAATGAAACTACAATCCTCAACATTAAAACAAGAACATAGACAAATACATTTTACTAAGCTATACACAGATTGAATTTAGTTCAACAATTCAACTCGTTCACTTGTTCAGAACAATTCACATGAAATAAGATTTTACAATTCTCCTAATTCAAGTAATGAATTTTTCATGTCAATCGATGATAAAACATAAAGGGTGTTAATGTAGTACACTGAGGAACATATTAACATACAACAGTACATGTAACATATAATAGTTATTAAAATTTCTctgattttattttttcaaaatatttgttTCAGCTTTTTTATTCTGTTTTTTTAGTCCATTTATTTTATCAGACCTTTGTATTTTTCAATATAGTTCGAATAAACACAAAATCAGAGCAGTGTCTCCTTTTCAACTCAAGCTCCAGCTTTCAAACATATTCAAATGTTGCAATTGCCACATACAAAAGGTTGATTAACATAGCAAATACAGTGTTCACTACACCAACCTGATTTCTTGCCAGCACTTCCCTTTGTTTTTGAACTTGATACTCTGAGCTGGGAAATCACTTGCGAACCAACTACATTTGCAAACATGGTTGCAGATTCTTTGTGTTCTTCAGTAAGAccaacatataacatatcatcTAATCTTTTCTGCAAGATTTAGCAAATTTTCATCATGACAATTTATCAACCAGAAAATGAGAAAAGACATATACTGACAAATTTTTCATTACTTTATAATTAAGTCAGCTGTCTAACACTATGACTACTTTTTAATAACAGGTATTTGATGGTAGACAATCCACTACAAAAGTCCTGTGCAGAATACATTAATTTATCACCTTTTCTACTTGAAGCACATGATGACCAAGAACCTTGTACTTTTGCACACAATGGCGCACAAAATGTGATTCTGGAGTATAGGAGTTGTTTGTCAAACCTGCAACCTTTAAGGTAAGTGGTCAGGTATTGAGCCTCAATGAACACCAGACAGATAAAAGATTATAcagaaatgtaaaaaaaaaaacagtgatTCTAGTCCACTTGAGAGCTTTTATGATGTACTTCCATGTTACATGCCCAAACATAATATCTTTTAAAAAAAGGTGAAAAGGTAAAACAGAAAGGCTAAATACCAAACTCGcccatgtttttatttattttatcctAATAGAATTAATTCTTAAAATGAGATATTGATACAATATTAAGCCAATGCAAATAGTTACCCTTCATTACAAACAAAGTATTGCGCAACTTCTCGTTAAATATATTACATGCATGGACATATAATATAAAGGCATTGTGTTAACCCCTTGTCCCCCCTAAAATAATCATGATACCATATAAAAGCATGGGCTATCTACCTAAAATGTCACTCCATTGTTAAATGAACTATGTCATGAACAAGAACAATAGGATCGTGAATGTACTCATGCAATGGAATAATGAGATATTGATACAATATTAAGCAAGTGGAAATAGTTACCTTCAGTACATACAAAGAAATATGCAACTTTGCTGTAAATATACTACATGCATGGACATATAACATAATGGCATTGTGTTAACCCCTCGTCCcacccaaaataaaataaaatcatgatGTTGTATAAAAACATGGGCTATCTACCTGAAATGTTGCTCCATTGTGAACTATGTCATGAGCAATAGGATCATGAATGTACTCATGCAATGGCATAGCAATCTCCGGCGTGTCATATGGGTCACTGCTCATGATGTCATTTAAGCCCCTATGCTTTCTAGTATCTCTCTattcatatatatacacacacattagTATATCCAACTTGCGGGTAAGAAGGCAGCATCtcaagatttatatatatatatattttaaaaaaagaacTAAGAAAGATATGACTACCATTGGCAGTTGCCCAACAAGAATTCTTTTTCATATTGCTACCATTTATCAGACATAGATAAACTAAACCTAGAAACCAagtatgatttaaaaaaaattatggctcCTGTAAAAGCAATACTAAACATAATAGAAATCCATGTGCACACATATGTATGAATAAAAATCAAAAGAAGATACACCAAACAGCAGAAAAAGAAAGCAAACATACACAAGCAAAAAGGTCTTCCCTCATCCATGGAACCAAATATTTCCAGGGCCATATATCCAGTGTGCTTACACCAGTTGTTTTAGCACGCAATCGTTTAGCCATTTGTGTTGCAGAAGTTAAATTAGGATGCACCAAAAACCTAGCTGCTACTTCTATTGAAAATTCATAAGTACTAAAGACACGGTCAACTGGATCCCTGAGTATTGTCACTACTGACGTGCTCTGCTTTGGAAGTTTGGATACCATGCTGTAGTCATCATGAGTAACCAGAAACCTGCATTTGCGCTTTCTGCAAATGAAGAAAATTACTACCAAGTACAATTCCAAACCAAAAGCTTAGCAAGATAGTGGAGTAAAATTATATAAACTAATCCAATTACCTCAAAAAGCAGCAGGTGTGTGCTAATAAAAGGAAAATTCGTCATTTTGAAATCAACAAGATGTAACAATGCTGACAATATTATAGTCAATCAATGTCTAGCATTAATGCACAAAGAgaaagcgagagagagagagagagggagagagatgtTACCTTGGATCAAATCGCAGTTTATCATAAGATCGGGGGCACTCCAAAGAGTTAGGATACAACTTTCTCAAAAAACTGCATCAAAAGATTACAGTCAGATGCATAAATGAGTACACGAATCAATGCCAAGTGTGCTTATTGTATATTGAAAATATGGAAATACCAATGAAAATATGTCCGTCCTCCTGTTCTAGGGACGTGCAGGAAGAACAGCAAATCCCTTAATGTGTGTTTGTCTGCTTTGATTTCTTCTTCAAGAGGAGAAAAAGCCCATTCCTGGACAACTCTTTCGCAATGCCCAAAATCATACTTAAGAGAAGAGGCGCTCACTAATACACAGACTGAGGAAGAGGAAGTGTTAAGAAAACAAAAACACAAGATGATTCCCATAATTGTACAAAAAAGtagaaagaaaataataacaataataaaaataaatgaattgtGGCAATTTTGGAAAAGTGCTGTCAGCTTGATGTTCATCTTGAATAGTTTTTTTTGAAATAGTAGAAAGTGCAAGCATAAAACAAAAGAGCTACAAAAGGGTGTAAAAATGCATCTTTATTACAAAATTTCAATAAAACAAAATGCTTCAAATAAAACAAGAGGTTCTCTTCACAAATATCACAAGGAACATAAAAAAAGCAAGAACTATGGGGAATTCAATAAAAGACAATACCATACCCAATCCAAGAAATAACAGCAGCAAGGAGAACTTCTGAGCAGGATCCATATAGACGTTATTCCTCACTGAAATATTAGAACATGGATGTTAAGATTACAAACCAAAATGTATATACACATATCTGCATACAGAGACATAGAAATATTCCAcgattttaatatatatatatacatatatataaacatatatatatagaaagagagagggagggagagacttatagagatatttatttttaaaaaataaataaaagccaACAAGAAATTTAGAAAAAATAAGTTCAAATGATAAGAAGAATCTCCACCACTCTCCCAAGCTCAAATCTCTTAGCTATATCAGATCATTAACCTTGTTAACCACAGATTTTTCTTCGAAGCCCATTTACAACTTCACCCACCTcgtaaaagagagagagagagagagaggagtaaataaagaaagagagaaagaaagaaaaagagagataAAGATGGTTATGGTGGTGGTGATAATGAGGCGGCAAAGATGTAAAGGGCAATGATGAAAAACCAAGGAGAACTTGTTTCCAACAATGAGTTTTTCCATCATAGGGCAAGAGCACCATCATACACGCTATGATCATCTTAAGAAGTCAAATGAAAGATCATCGAACGATACAATGCAAAAAATGACACGAAAAATGAACTAAAGTTCGTTCCTTTAAGAAATTAACTTTTATAGATGCATATGAAtccattttataaaattaaattcaaatttcacaCCAAGCCAATCTCTTTCGTTCAGCTAATTAAATGCAGTACTACACACCACCCACCGCCAAAAAAATAAATGGTGACAAGACCAATCATTTTCAGATCGAAAGCTCCACAAGTAAGGCATTAAGAAATATCTCAAGCAAATAAAGAGATCTTCAACCAAAAACTGCAAATCAAACTCCGAAAATTCAAAATTTCTATTTCTATATCTGTCTTCTCAGCTAAAGTCCGCTACATTCAATTATAAACTAAGAACCACACCTCGAACAAGCCAAAATAGAAAACCACGCACCTGCCCAGGCGTTACTGGTCCAGAATCCACCATTGTAGATCCTTCCAAAACTAATTCAAAGCTGCCATAGAAAACAACGATTCGAGATCAATACAATTAAACTCACTCCAACTCCACCATTCTCATTATCCATATCTCAAAAGCGAAGATTCGAATATGTACGGATCGAGATCGAAAAGAAAAACAGAAGAAGATAATAAATACCTTGAGAAGGATTAGTACAGGTCGAATCAATAGAACATTGAGCATAAATACCAGAGAGAAAATGAAATCCTAGCAGGAGAATGAAGACAGAGGAAGATCCAGAAccagtagaagaagaagaaggtgaagatGGAGGTGGTTCAAGCTTTTGCTTAAAGAATAAAGAAAATGTCGGAAGGTACGTTCATTACACGAAAAAACATAACTTTTATTATAGGCGGGCTCCCAAATAAATTACCGCCATTTTTTCCTTTTaccacataaatatatataagtatatcataatacttttttattagtattatatttttatgttataaaaaagga from the Humulus lupulus chromosome X, drHumLupu1.1, whole genome shotgun sequence genome contains:
- the LOC133803548 gene encoding protein-tyrosine sulfotransferase-like → MDPAQKFSLLLLFLGLVCVLVSASSLKYDFGHCERVVQEWAFSPLEEEIKADKHTLRDLLFFLHVPRTGGRTYFHCFLRKLYPNSLECPRSYDKLRFDPRKRKCRFLVTHDDYSMVSKLPKQSTSVVTILRDPVDRVFSTYEFSIEVAARFLVHPNLTSATQMAKRLRAKTTGVSTLDIWPWKYLVPWMREDLFACRDTRKHRGLNDIMSSDPYDTPEIAMPLHEYIHDPIAHDIVHNGATFQVAGLTNNSYTPESHFVRHCVQKYKVLGHHVLQVEKKRLDDMLYVGLTEEHKESATMFANVVGSQVISQLRVSSSKTKGSAGKKSGCF